The Glycine soja cultivar W05 chromosome 3, ASM419377v2, whole genome shotgun sequence genome window below encodes:
- the LOC114406486 gene encoding cyclin-U4-1-like, with the protein MSIAEEESPSVMPKVITFLCSLLERVAESNDHNQHLQQHQKISVFHGLTRPNISIQCYLERIFKYANCSPSCFVVAYVYLDRFTQRQPSLPINSFNVHRLLITSVMVAAKFMDDMFYNNAHYAKVGGITKVEMNFLELDFLFGLGFHLNVTPGTFQAYCVHLQREMLLIQPLNFSDSTLNLGQSLKAHLCFNEDECSHQKQKQQQQLAV; encoded by the exons ATGTCCATAGCAGAGGAGGAGAGTCCAAGTGTGATGCCAAAAGTGATCACTTTCCTCTGCTCTCTTCTTGAGAGGGTGGCTGAGTCAAATGATCACAACCAACACCTCCAACAGCACCAGAAGATCTCAGTGTTCCATGGCCTGACAAGGCCAAACATCTCAATTCAGTGCTATCTTGAGAGAATCTTCAAGTACGCGAATTGCAGCCCTTCATGCTTCGTCGTCGCCTACGTCTACCTCGATCGATTCACTCAGAGACAACCCTCTTTGCCCATCAACTCCTTTAACGTGCACCGTTTGCTGATCACTAGTGTCATGGTAGCTGCCAAGTTCATGGATGACAT GTTCTACAACAATGCTCACTATGCCAAAGTTGGAGGAATCACCAAAGTAGAGATGAATTTTCTTGAGTTGGATTTCCTCTTTGGTTTGGGTTTCCATTTAAATGTGACCCCAGGCACCTTCCAAGCCTATTGTGTCCATCTCCAAAGAGAAATGTTGTTGATCCAACCTCTAAATTTTTCAGATTCCACCCTAAATTTAGGACAATCACTAAAGGCTCACTTGTGCTTCAATGAGGATGAATGTTCTCATCAAAAGcagaaacaacaacaacagctaGCTGTTTGA
- the LOC114406488 gene encoding uncharacterized protein LOC114406488 isoform X1, giving the protein MSVPNSSCFELTNLFAKILNQRQNIHEKEEQGDDEKGKLVSLGQMNSLSVKEDSRTSKNISSEGERRTPEIMGRCASWWATFTFFVCLCSLKFSKPLLQPQGPNSLWLAILGMFSFTVFVSAASVMVVVEAQFTRMQITVMLSAFLALLLA; this is encoded by the exons ATGAGTGTGCCTAATTCCTCCTGT TTTGAATTGACAAATCTTTTTGCGAAAATCTTGAACCAAAGGCAGAATATCCATGAAAAGGAGGAGCAAGGAGACGATGAGAAGGGCAAGCTTGTATCATTAGGACAAATGAATAGTTTAAGT GTGAAAGAGGATAGTAGAACATCAAAGAACATTAGTTCTGAAGGTGAAAGAAGAACACCAGAAATCATGGGAAGATGTGCATCCTGGTGGGCAACCTTCacattttttgtgtgtttgtgttcaTTAAAATTCAGCAAGCCACTTCTCCAACCACAAGGACCCAATTCACTATGGCTTGCCATATTAGGAATGTTCAGTTTTACTGTGTTTGTATCTGCTGCTTCTGTTATGGTTGTTGTTGAAGCACAGTTCACTCGTATGCAGATAACTGTTATGCTCAGTGCCTTCTTGGCTCTGCTGTTAGCTTAA
- the LOC114406488 gene encoding uncharacterized protein LOC114406488 isoform X2, giving the protein MSVPNSSCNIHEKEEQGDDEKGKLVSLGQMNSLSVKEDSRTSKNISSEGERRTPEIMGRCASWWATFTFFVCLCSLKFSKPLLQPQGPNSLWLAILGMFSFTVFVSAASVMVVVEAQFTRMQITVMLSAFLALLLA; this is encoded by the exons ATGAGTGTGCCTAATTCCTCCTGT AATATCCATGAAAAGGAGGAGCAAGGAGACGATGAGAAGGGCAAGCTTGTATCATTAGGACAAATGAATAGTTTAAGT GTGAAAGAGGATAGTAGAACATCAAAGAACATTAGTTCTGAAGGTGAAAGAAGAACACCAGAAATCATGGGAAGATGTGCATCCTGGTGGGCAACCTTCacattttttgtgtgtttgtgttcaTTAAAATTCAGCAAGCCACTTCTCCAACCACAAGGACCCAATTCACTATGGCTTGCCATATTAGGAATGTTCAGTTTTACTGTGTTTGTATCTGCTGCTTCTGTTATGGTTGTTGTTGAAGCACAGTTCACTCGTATGCAGATAACTGTTATGCTCAGTGCCTTCTTGGCTCTGCTGTTAGCTTAA
- the LOC114406487 gene encoding uncharacterized protein LOC114406487 isoform X2, producing the protein MKEINDPAAPSACREAILIDRMKSFLLSVAERKEEEDRVYALYDRWTTEEILHRIEEMDVSGDDSVVELTSKLMQCIEEMNSMLLEHVLLEKLEETIKELYPELWVVNVWGMGIVIADSVWESKFAPHAVDSSLRELESRKIIKRYIGTLHCPLYYPMLMVGNQKRLQVYTDIHVERCFAKWQEKEKERTLTEEFLELTMPLEIHLLTKMYIEASLEGLREYFGEGINDQSFVKYQGKIYEEEKENRHSHPPNHDVIKIDDNGVLKVDKRETKRLNTFLKFYGNRIFQSHSTDENRVAKWAALYGMQWAQLSVLGNPLDKLSQSTGIDTMELSMGKACSITVWTSIFFLNFLFAAMLTWSLPLRIPAYSMLGFSLLYYILALIVAMSGYSVAWGGSAKMSGLLFVFGGATSLVLLLSIIIIVVLYAAWCSSPNEVGGELTEKHSPECIIKFQDN; encoded by the exons ATGAAGGAGATCAATGACCCTGCAGCACCATCGGCTTGTAGAGAAGCCATTCTAATAGATCGGATGAAAAGTTTTTTGCTATCTGTGGCAGAAAGGAAAGAGGAAGAGGACCGTGTTTATGCTCTCTATGATAGATGGACAACCGAAGAGATTTTGCATCGTATAGAAGAAATGGACGTGAGCGGCGACGACTCTGTGGTAGAGCTCACAAGCAAACTTATGCAATGCATAGAAGAAATGAACTCAATGCTTTTGGAGCATGTTCTTTTAGAGAAACTCGAGGAAACTATAAAGGAACTGTATCCAGAACTCTGGGTAGTAAATG TGTGGGGCATGGGGATTGTGATTGCTGATTCAGTTTGGGAATCCAAGTTTGCGCCTCACGCTGTGGATTCGTCTTTGCGGGAGCTTGAAAGT AGAAAGATAATAAAACGTTACATTGGCACACTACATTGTCCTCTGTATTATCCGATGCTAATGGTGGGAAACCAA AAGCGGCTGCAAGTATATACTGACATTCACGTAGAACGTTGTTTTGCGAAGTggcaagagaaagagaaagaaagaacatTAACAGAG GAATTCCTGGAACTGACCATGCCACTAGAAATCCATTTGTTAACAAAGATGTACATTGAGGCATCACTTGAGGGATTACGTGAG TACTTCGGGGAAGGAATAAATGATCAATCGTTCGTGAAGTACCAAGGGAAAATATATGAG gaagaaaaggaaaatcgCCATTCTCATCCCCCCAACCATGATGTGATAAAGATTGACGATAATGGGGTGTTGAAGGTAGAtaaaagagagacaaagagaTTGAACACATTTTTGAAGTTTTATGGGAACAGGATATTCCAATCACATTCTACTGATGAAAATCGTGTTGCTAAATGGGCTGCATTGTATGGAATGCAATGGGCCCAACTATCTGTTTTGGGCAATCCTCTTGACAAGTTATCCCAATCCACAGGCATTGACACAATGGAATTAAGTATGGGAAAAGCATGTTCCATCACAGTATGGACATCAATCTTTTTCCTGAACTTTCTTTTTGCTGCAATGCTTACATGGTCATTGCCTCTTCGTATACCAGCATACTCAATGCTGGGATTTTCTTTACTCTATTACATTTTAGCGTTAATTGTTGCAATGTCTGGATATAGTGTTGCATGGGGTGGTTCAGCTAAAATGTCAGGcctattgtttgtgtttggagggGCCACAAGCTTAGTGCTACTTCTTAGCATCATAATCATAGTTGTGCTCTATGCTGCATGGTGCTCCTCTCCTAATGAAGTTGGAGGAGAACTAACAGAGAAACACTCCCCTGAGTGTATCATTAAGTTCCAGGACAACTGA
- the LOC114406487 gene encoding uncharacterized protein LOC114406487 isoform X3, which yields MKEINDPAAPSACREAILIDRMKSFLLSVAERKEEEDRVYALYDRWTTEEILHRIEEMDVSGDDSVVELTSKLMQCIEEMNSMLLEHVLLEKLEETIKELYPELWVVNVWGMGIVIADSVWESKFAPHAVDSSLRELESRKIIKRYIGTLHCPLYYPMLMVGNQEFLELTMPLEIHLLTKMYIEASLEGLREYFGEGINDQSFVKYQGKIYEERKGIEHQFMIWQGKIYEEEKENRHSHPPNHDVIKIDDNGVLKVDKRETKRLNTFLKFYGNRIFQSHSTDENRVAKWAALYGMQWAQLSVLGNPLDKLSQSTGIDTMELSMGKACSITVWTSIFFLNFLFAAMLTWSLPLRIPAYSMLGFSLLYYILALIVAMSGYSVAWGGSAKMSGLLFVFGGATSLVLLLSIIIIVVLYAAWCSSPNEVGGELTEKHSPECIIKFQDN from the exons ATGAAGGAGATCAATGACCCTGCAGCACCATCGGCTTGTAGAGAAGCCATTCTAATAGATCGGATGAAAAGTTTTTTGCTATCTGTGGCAGAAAGGAAAGAGGAAGAGGACCGTGTTTATGCTCTCTATGATAGATGGACAACCGAAGAGATTTTGCATCGTATAGAAGAAATGGACGTGAGCGGCGACGACTCTGTGGTAGAGCTCACAAGCAAACTTATGCAATGCATAGAAGAAATGAACTCAATGCTTTTGGAGCATGTTCTTTTAGAGAAACTCGAGGAAACTATAAAGGAACTGTATCCAGAACTCTGGGTAGTAAATG TGTGGGGCATGGGGATTGTGATTGCTGATTCAGTTTGGGAATCCAAGTTTGCGCCTCACGCTGTGGATTCGTCTTTGCGGGAGCTTGAAAGT AGAAAGATAATAAAACGTTACATTGGCACACTACATTGTCCTCTGTATTATCCGATGCTAATGGTGGGAAACCAA GAATTCCTGGAACTGACCATGCCACTAGAAATCCATTTGTTAACAAAGATGTACATTGAGGCATCACTTGAGGGATTACGTGAG TACTTCGGGGAAGGAATAAATGATCAATCGTTCGTGAAGTACCAAGGGAAAATATATGAG GAACGGAAAGGAATTGAACATCAGTTCATGATTTGGCAAGGGAAAATATATGAG gaagaaaaggaaaatcgCCATTCTCATCCCCCCAACCATGATGTGATAAAGATTGACGATAATGGGGTGTTGAAGGTAGAtaaaagagagacaaagagaTTGAACACATTTTTGAAGTTTTATGGGAACAGGATATTCCAATCACATTCTACTGATGAAAATCGTGTTGCTAAATGGGCTGCATTGTATGGAATGCAATGGGCCCAACTATCTGTTTTGGGCAATCCTCTTGACAAGTTATCCCAATCCACAGGCATTGACACAATGGAATTAAGTATGGGAAAAGCATGTTCCATCACAGTATGGACATCAATCTTTTTCCTGAACTTTCTTTTTGCTGCAATGCTTACATGGTCATTGCCTCTTCGTATACCAGCATACTCAATGCTGGGATTTTCTTTACTCTATTACATTTTAGCGTTAATTGTTGCAATGTCTGGATATAGTGTTGCATGGGGTGGTTCAGCTAAAATGTCAGGcctattgtttgtgtttggagggGCCACAAGCTTAGTGCTACTTCTTAGCATCATAATCATAGTTGTGCTCTATGCTGCATGGTGCTCCTCTCCTAATGAAGTTGGAGGAGAACTAACAGAGAAACACTCCCCTGAGTGTATCATTAAGTTCCAGGACAACTGA
- the LOC114406487 gene encoding uncharacterized protein LOC114406487 isoform X1 has translation MKEINDPAAPSACREAILIDRMKSFLLSVAERKEEEDRVYALYDRWTTEEILHRIEEMDVSGDDSVVELTSKLMQCIEEMNSMLLEHVLLEKLEETIKELYPELWVVNVWGMGIVIADSVWESKFAPHAVDSSLRELESRKIIKRYIGTLHCPLYYPMLMVGNQKRLQVYTDIHVERCFAKWQEKEKERTLTEEFLELTMPLEIHLLTKMYIEASLEGLREYFGEGINDQSFVKYQGKIYEERKGIEHQFMIWQGKIYEEEKENRHSHPPNHDVIKIDDNGVLKVDKRETKRLNTFLKFYGNRIFQSHSTDENRVAKWAALYGMQWAQLSVLGNPLDKLSQSTGIDTMELSMGKACSITVWTSIFFLNFLFAAMLTWSLPLRIPAYSMLGFSLLYYILALIVAMSGYSVAWGGSAKMSGLLFVFGGATSLVLLLSIIIIVVLYAAWCSSPNEVGGELTEKHSPECIIKFQDN, from the exons ATGAAGGAGATCAATGACCCTGCAGCACCATCGGCTTGTAGAGAAGCCATTCTAATAGATCGGATGAAAAGTTTTTTGCTATCTGTGGCAGAAAGGAAAGAGGAAGAGGACCGTGTTTATGCTCTCTATGATAGATGGACAACCGAAGAGATTTTGCATCGTATAGAAGAAATGGACGTGAGCGGCGACGACTCTGTGGTAGAGCTCACAAGCAAACTTATGCAATGCATAGAAGAAATGAACTCAATGCTTTTGGAGCATGTTCTTTTAGAGAAACTCGAGGAAACTATAAAGGAACTGTATCCAGAACTCTGGGTAGTAAATG TGTGGGGCATGGGGATTGTGATTGCTGATTCAGTTTGGGAATCCAAGTTTGCGCCTCACGCTGTGGATTCGTCTTTGCGGGAGCTTGAAAGT AGAAAGATAATAAAACGTTACATTGGCACACTACATTGTCCTCTGTATTATCCGATGCTAATGGTGGGAAACCAA AAGCGGCTGCAAGTATATACTGACATTCACGTAGAACGTTGTTTTGCGAAGTggcaagagaaagagaaagaaagaacatTAACAGAG GAATTCCTGGAACTGACCATGCCACTAGAAATCCATTTGTTAACAAAGATGTACATTGAGGCATCACTTGAGGGATTACGTGAG TACTTCGGGGAAGGAATAAATGATCAATCGTTCGTGAAGTACCAAGGGAAAATATATGAG GAACGGAAAGGAATTGAACATCAGTTCATGATTTGGCAAGGGAAAATATATGAG gaagaaaaggaaaatcgCCATTCTCATCCCCCCAACCATGATGTGATAAAGATTGACGATAATGGGGTGTTGAAGGTAGAtaaaagagagacaaagagaTTGAACACATTTTTGAAGTTTTATGGGAACAGGATATTCCAATCACATTCTACTGATGAAAATCGTGTTGCTAAATGGGCTGCATTGTATGGAATGCAATGGGCCCAACTATCTGTTTTGGGCAATCCTCTTGACAAGTTATCCCAATCCACAGGCATTGACACAATGGAATTAAGTATGGGAAAAGCATGTTCCATCACAGTATGGACATCAATCTTTTTCCTGAACTTTCTTTTTGCTGCAATGCTTACATGGTCATTGCCTCTTCGTATACCAGCATACTCAATGCTGGGATTTTCTTTACTCTATTACATTTTAGCGTTAATTGTTGCAATGTCTGGATATAGTGTTGCATGGGGTGGTTCAGCTAAAATGTCAGGcctattgtttgtgtttggagggGCCACAAGCTTAGTGCTACTTCTTAGCATCATAATCATAGTTGTGCTCTATGCTGCATGGTGCTCCTCTCCTAATGAAGTTGGAGGAGAACTAACAGAGAAACACTCCCCTGAGTGTATCATTAAGTTCCAGGACAACTGA